A portion of the Chromobacterium sp. IIBBL 290-4 genome contains these proteins:
- a CDS encoding HlyD family type I secretion periplasmic adaptor subunit, which yields MTSMKLYWQAGKDLAQRYLQIWRAVWALRHELDTPQRPEHELAFLPAHLAVRDTPVHPAPRWAMRALMALALLVLLWSCFGQLDEVAVAHGKLVPNAQVKMIQSAETGTVRAILVNNGQRVKAGQPLLELDTTMAGADASKTRLARLDAMVSIARAHALLEALKTSRPPRLAPVPGLSDIRQTQAQQFAEGQYREFLDKQGAQRAELIKRQAELESTRREIDKLRQTAPLARQSADAYRSLVKDNYVSRQDYLQKEQQRIEQEQNLAGQQSHARELEAGIEEQRRILDAATSSFRRELWDALNQAQQQLPQFQGEETKARQREARMQLRAPVNGTVQQLVVHTVGGVVTQAQTVLEIVPDDTLEVEANIENKDIGFVRAGQQAIVKVESFPFSRYGYLDGKVLKVSNDAVSDRKLGLIFPSRLHLSQNRIRVEDTWVKLSPGMAVTVEVKTGRRSVAAYFLSPLIEYGQESLRER from the coding sequence ATGACCAGCATGAAACTGTATTGGCAGGCAGGAAAGGATTTAGCACAGCGCTATCTCCAGATTTGGCGAGCGGTGTGGGCGCTTAGGCATGAACTGGACACGCCGCAACGGCCTGAGCATGAGCTGGCGTTTTTGCCGGCCCATCTGGCGGTGAGGGATACGCCGGTGCATCCGGCCCCGCGTTGGGCGATGCGAGCGTTGATGGCGCTGGCGCTGTTAGTGCTGCTGTGGAGTTGCTTCGGCCAGTTGGATGAGGTTGCTGTCGCGCATGGCAAGTTGGTGCCGAATGCCCAGGTCAAGATGATCCAGTCCGCGGAGACGGGAACCGTGCGAGCAATCTTGGTCAACAATGGTCAGCGCGTGAAAGCCGGGCAGCCTTTGCTGGAGTTGGATACCACCATGGCTGGCGCGGATGCCTCCAAGACGAGGCTGGCGAGGCTGGACGCGATGGTTTCCATTGCCCGGGCGCATGCTCTGCTGGAGGCGCTGAAAACCTCGCGGCCGCCTCGCCTGGCGCCGGTGCCGGGCTTGTCTGACATCCGGCAGACTCAGGCGCAGCAATTCGCAGAAGGACAATATCGCGAATTCCTCGATAAACAGGGCGCTCAGCGCGCTGAGTTGATCAAACGCCAGGCGGAGTTGGAGAGCACCCGGCGAGAAATCGACAAGCTGCGTCAAACCGCGCCGCTGGCGCGCCAATCCGCCGATGCGTACCGCAGCCTGGTTAAAGACAACTATGTTTCGCGTCAGGACTATCTGCAGAAAGAGCAGCAGCGCATCGAGCAAGAGCAGAACCTGGCCGGGCAGCAAAGCCATGCCCGCGAACTGGAAGCTGGCATTGAGGAGCAGCGTCGGATATTGGATGCGGCCACCTCGTCTTTCCGCCGTGAATTGTGGGATGCCCTGAATCAGGCCCAGCAGCAACTTCCCCAATTTCAAGGGGAAGAAACCAAGGCTAGGCAACGAGAAGCGCGCATGCAGCTGCGCGCGCCTGTGAATGGCACTGTGCAGCAATTGGTTGTGCATACCGTGGGTGGTGTGGTGACTCAGGCGCAAACGGTGCTGGAAATCGTGCCGGATGACACGCTGGAGGTTGAAGCCAATATCGAAAACAAAGACATCGGCTTTGTTCGCGCCGGCCAGCAGGCCATCGTCAAGGTCGAGTCCTTTCCCTTTTCCCGCTATGGCTATCTGGATGGCAAGGTGCTCAAGGTATCGAATGACGCGGTATCCGACCGCAAGCTTGGGTTGATCTTCCCGTCTCGCCTGCATCTGAGTCAAAACCGGATTCGGGTCGAGGATACCTGGGTCAAGTTGTCTCCCGGCATGGCGGTAACCGTCGAAGTCAAAACCGGACGCCGCAGCGTGGCGGCCTATTTCCTCAGCCCGTTGATCGAATACGGACAAGAGAGCCTGCGCGAGCGATAG
- a CDS encoding type I secretion system permease/ATPase, protein MDAGIDAGVAALVIIARYHGFAADAAQIRHQSGNLSAQLSDDDLLLAARQLGLKARIVSLPLSRLAHASLPCLALLSDGTRLIIGKTDGQRVLVQDPVTEQLAMLAMEELVQRWDGRAVLFASRASLAGELARFDFTWFIPAIVKYRRLIAEVFAVSLALQLFALVTPLFFQVVMDKVLVHRGFATLNVICIALLITSLFDVLLTGLRTYVFSHTTNRIDVELGASLFRHLLALPLPYFGARRVGDTVARVRELENIRSFLTGQALTAVLDVLFSVLFLVVMCFYSLKLTLIVALSLPCYAAISFVLVPSLRNRLDEKFARGADNQSFLVETISGIETVKSMAVEPQFTRRWDQQLASYVTAGFRVTALSMLGQQGIQLIGKLVTVLTLWFGALMVIDGHLTVGGLVAFNMLSGRVSDPVLRLAQLWQDFQQVGISMRRLGDILNTRTELPPSRQALPAVRGEIMFEDVRFRYSPDGPQVLKGIDLSILAGEVIGIVGRSGSGKSTLTKLLQRLYVPEAGCIRLDGIDLALADPAWLRRQVGVVLQENLLFNRSIRDNIALSDPGMPLDRVMQAAKLAGAHDFIIELPEGYDSKVGEHGSGLSGGQRQRIAIARALIGNPRILILDEATSALDYESERIIQQNMQAICRDRTVIIIAHRLSAVRNADRIVAMDKGEIVEIGAHETLVRQGGYYARLVELQAV, encoded by the coding sequence ATGGACGCAGGTATTGACGCTGGGGTGGCAGCCCTGGTGATTATCGCTAGGTATCACGGTTTCGCGGCGGATGCTGCGCAAATCAGGCACCAGTCGGGAAATCTTTCCGCGCAGCTTTCCGACGATGACCTTTTGTTGGCGGCCAGGCAATTGGGGTTGAAAGCCCGCATTGTGTCGCTGCCGCTATCTCGATTGGCGCATGCGAGCTTGCCATGTCTGGCATTGTTGAGCGATGGAACACGCCTGATCATCGGCAAGACGGATGGGCAAAGAGTATTGGTTCAAGACCCCGTGACTGAGCAGCTTGCCATGCTGGCCATGGAGGAGCTGGTCCAGAGGTGGGATGGCCGGGCGGTGCTGTTTGCTTCACGGGCCTCGCTTGCGGGAGAGCTGGCTCGATTCGATTTCACTTGGTTCATCCCTGCCATTGTGAAATATCGCCGGCTGATTGCGGAGGTATTCGCGGTTTCGCTGGCGTTGCAATTGTTTGCCTTGGTGACGCCGCTGTTTTTCCAGGTTGTCATGGACAAGGTGTTGGTGCATCGCGGTTTTGCCACCTTGAATGTGATTTGCATCGCCTTATTGATTACATCGTTGTTCGATGTGTTGCTGACCGGCTTGCGCACATATGTTTTTTCGCATACGACCAACCGTATTGATGTCGAGCTCGGCGCCAGCCTCTTCCGGCATCTGCTTGCTTTGCCCTTGCCATATTTTGGCGCGAGGCGGGTTGGGGATACGGTGGCGCGGGTCCGTGAACTGGAAAACATCCGCAGCTTTTTGACAGGGCAGGCGTTGACAGCCGTATTGGATGTGTTGTTTTCCGTCCTTTTCTTGGTGGTCATGTGTTTTTATTCCCTCAAGCTGACATTGATCGTCGCCTTATCTTTGCCCTGTTACGCCGCCATTTCCTTTGTATTGGTGCCATCGTTGCGGAACCGGCTGGACGAGAAGTTCGCTCGCGGAGCGGATAACCAATCCTTCTTGGTGGAAACCATCTCTGGCATAGAGACGGTCAAGTCGATGGCGGTCGAGCCGCAATTCACCCGACGTTGGGACCAACAACTTGCAAGCTATGTTACGGCTGGTTTCCGCGTGACGGCGCTGTCCATGCTCGGACAGCAGGGCATTCAATTGATCGGCAAGTTAGTCACGGTCCTGACTCTGTGGTTCGGGGCTTTGATGGTCATCGATGGCCATCTGACAGTGGGCGGCCTGGTCGCTTTCAACATGCTTTCCGGGCGAGTGTCCGACCCGGTGCTGCGTCTTGCGCAACTCTGGCAAGACTTCCAGCAGGTAGGCATTTCCATGCGCCGATTGGGGGACATACTCAATACCCGTACTGAATTGCCGCCTAGTCGCCAAGCCCTGCCGGCCGTGCGGGGAGAGATCATGTTCGAGGATGTCCGGTTCCGGTACTCGCCTGATGGCCCGCAGGTGCTCAAGGGAATAGATCTGAGCATCCTCGCGGGAGAGGTGATCGGCATTGTCGGCCGCTCCGGCTCGGGCAAAAGCACGCTGACTAAATTGCTGCAGCGTTTGTATGTGCCTGAGGCGGGCTGCATCCGTCTGGATGGCATCGACCTGGCGCTGGCGGATCCCGCCTGGCTGCGACGCCAGGTCGGTGTGGTATTGCAGGAAAACCTGCTGTTCAACCGCTCGATTCGGGACAACATCGCGTTGAGCGACCCTGGCATGCCGCTAGACCGCGTGATGCAGGCGGCTAAATTGGCCGGAGCGCATGATTTCATTATCGAGCTCCCCGAAGGATACGACTCCAAAGTGGGGGAGCACGGCAGCGGCCTGTCGGGAGGGCAGCGTCAACGTATTGCCATCGCACGCGCATTGATCGGCAATCCTCGCATTTTGATTCTCGATGAGGCGACCAGCGCTCTCGACTATGAGTCGGAACGCATTATCCAACAGAACATGCAGGCTATTTGCCGGGACCGAACCGTCATCATCATCGCTCACCGCTTATCCGCCGTCCGCAATGCGGATCGCATCGTGGCGATGGACAAGGGGGAGATCGTAGAAATCGGCGCGCATGAAACCCTGGTGCGCCAGGGAGGATATTACGCACGCCTAGTGGAGTTGCAAGCGGTATGA